In Scyliorhinus canicula chromosome 27, sScyCan1.1, whole genome shotgun sequence, the following proteins share a genomic window:
- the LOC119957808 gene encoding meiosis initiator protein-like isoform X1 → MASVIEVKHEVEDWDFEENIEIPTSRDGLALNYRDLLTPDSQKVKLSPLQHRRKQREQYRSNVNSLRELAAILPVPLQKREKRLTKKEILNQVLRYIAFLNRHICNAKSLLKNHYVAVDESEYYLNGEDSTSQDEAAQRNTDEISPPSTPPSIKKMRLRNICPKPRKKKWVEKTERRHVLKSRRRLYSEPALRDNFPRAESQREVKLTWQGPSLDTSSSSSCSQDNTVRPPGLTLFLTLLELAESRDLAASALRNTGNETNNDPKGSSEKDERKFSCSYGSSMYDPPVNSLCLSMKDQKLVHYLSSHDEDDDIDRSPWLPQESPQGGAEIHSPISGSLATSGLQATLGLSPSLFSSPGRHVQLLQDKKENLAQALFGAVCLSPELPATRPGDLKLSNPSQNQHYPNGYRNLTSKGDPDQIVPATPPVTSDSFQSTFIFDHCYLPCSETSRTDSSQADSTSSGDNSCQICPSLEKWDRHLLQEDSDESERWLSSSDDMEDSDITWTPYCRGKFFQQTILNNQKRTKIISPANHSKIRRKRCCALQLKKKCVNGFIMFCRINRRLYISDHPGTASTVATKALAHVWRTMSKNERRPYCIKAREFSKKNNRIVRLDSSSSEEREEVEMPEPLHLL, encoded by the exons GATTGGGACTTTGAGGAAAACATCGAGATTCCGACAAGTAGAGACGGCCTGGCTCTGAATTACAGAGACCTGCTGACCCCAGACAGCCAGAAAGTTAAACTCTCGCCTCTGCAACATCGCCGGAAGCAAAG GGAGCAGTATCGCAGCAACGTGAACTCACTACGGGAGCTGGCGGCCATTCTGCCAGTGCCTCTGCAGAAACGGGAGAAAAGGCTGACAAAG AAGGAGATTCTGAACCAGGTTTTGCGATACATTGCCTTTCTTAACAGGCACATCTGCAACGCTAAATCCCTGTTGAAGAATCATTATGTGGCAGTAGATGAAAGTG AATACTACTTAAATGGAGAGGACTCGACAAGCCAAGACGAAGCTGCACAGCGTAACACAGACGAAATAAGTCCTCCCTCCACACCTCCAAGCATAAAGAAAATGAGGCTGAGGAACATCTGTCCCAAACCAAGGAAAAAGAAGTGGGTGGAAAAAACAG AACGAAGACATGTGCTGAAATCACGCCGCCGCCTCTACAGCGAGCCAGCGCTTCGAGACAACTTTCCACGAGCAGAAAGCCAGCGCGAAGTTAAGCTGACGTGGCAAGGACCATCTCTGGATACTTCTTCCTCCAGCTCCTGTTCACAGGACAACACCGTCAGACCCCCAGGCCTTACCCTGTTCCTTACCTTGCTGGAGCTGGCAGAATCACGGGACCTTGCAGCATCCGCTCTCAGAAACACGG GGAACGAGACGAACAACGACCCAAAGGGCTCTTCCGAAAAGGATGAAAGAAAGTTCAGTTGCAGCTATGGGTCCAGCATGTACGACCCACCGGTCAACTCTCTGTGTCTGAG TATGAAGGATCAGAAGCTGGTTCACTACCTCTCATCTCATGACGAGGATGACGATATCGATCGGAGTCCCTGGCTTCCACAGGAGTCACCTCAAG GAGGAGCAGAGATTCATTCTCCCATCAGTGGTTCTCTAGCTACATCGGGGCTACAGGCAACACTGGGTTTGAGTCCTTCTCTCTTCTCATCTCCAGGGCGCCACGTTCAACTTCTGCAAGACAAGAAGGAAAACCTAGCTCAAG CCTTGTTCGGTGCTGTGTGCCTTAGCCCAGAACTCCCAGCAACCAGACCCGGAGACTTGAAGCTGTCTAACCCAAGTCAAAACCAGCACTACCCCAACGGCTACCGGAATCTCACTTCAAAG GGCGATCCAGATCAAATTGTGCCAGCAACTCCACCGGTGACCTCCGACTCGTTCCAGTCCACCTTCATTTTTGACCACTGCTACCTCCCATGCAGTGAGACAAGTAGGACAGACTCCAGTCAAGCCGACAGTACATCTTCAGGGGACAATTCCTGCCAGATTTGCCCAAGCTTAGAGAAGTGGGACAGACATCTTCTGCAGGAG GACAGTGATGAAAGCGAACGCTGGCTGTCCTCCAGCGACGACATGGAAGACAGTGATATCACCTGGACTCCGTACTGCCGGGGGAAATTTTTCCAGCAAACCATTTTGAATAATCAAAAGCGCACCAAGATTattagcccagccaaccacaGCAAGATACGCAGGAAGAGGTGCTGCGCACTGCAACTCAAGAAAAAATGTGTCAACGGCTTCATCATGTTCTGTCGCATTAACAGGAGGCTGTACATCAG CGACCATCCCGGAACTGCTTCTACAGTGGCGACCAAAGCTTTGGCTCACGTGTGGCGTACCATGTCGAAAAACGAACGGCGGCCTTACTG CATCAAGGCCCGTGAGTTCAGCAAGAAAAACAACCGCATTGTGAGGCTGGACAGCTCATCAagtgaggagagggaggaggtagagATGCCCGAGCCCCTCCATC
- the LOC119957808 gene encoding meiosis initiator protein-like isoform X4: MASVIEVKHEVEDWDFEENIEIPTSRDGLALNYRDLLTPDSQKVKLSPLQHRRKQREQYRSNVNSLRELAAILPVPLQKREKRLTKKEILNQVLRYIAFLNRHICNAKSLLKNHYVAVDESEYYLNGEDSTSQDEAAQRNTDEISPPSTPPSIKKMRLRNICPKPRKKKWVEKTERRHVLKSRRRLYSEPALRDNFPRAESQREVKLTWQGPSLDTSSSSSCSQDNTVRPPGLTLFLTLLELAESRDLAASALRNTGNETNNDPKGSSEKDERKFSCSYGSSMYDPPVNSLCLSMKDQKLVHYLSSHDEDDDIDRSPWLPQESPQALFGAVCLSPELPATRPGDLKLSNPSQNQHYPNGYRNLTSKGDPDQIVPATPPVTSDSFQSTFIFDHCYLPCSETSRTDSSQADSTSSGDNSCQICPSLEKWDRHLLQEDSDESERWLSSSDDMEDSDITWTPYCRGKFFQQTILNNQKRTKIISPANHSKIRRKRCCALQLKKKCVNGFIMFCRINRRLYISDHPGTASTVATKALAHVWRTMSKNERRPYCIKAREFSKKNNRIVRLDSSSSEEREEVEMPEPLHLL, from the exons GATTGGGACTTTGAGGAAAACATCGAGATTCCGACAAGTAGAGACGGCCTGGCTCTGAATTACAGAGACCTGCTGACCCCAGACAGCCAGAAAGTTAAACTCTCGCCTCTGCAACATCGCCGGAAGCAAAG GGAGCAGTATCGCAGCAACGTGAACTCACTACGGGAGCTGGCGGCCATTCTGCCAGTGCCTCTGCAGAAACGGGAGAAAAGGCTGACAAAG AAGGAGATTCTGAACCAGGTTTTGCGATACATTGCCTTTCTTAACAGGCACATCTGCAACGCTAAATCCCTGTTGAAGAATCATTATGTGGCAGTAGATGAAAGTG AATACTACTTAAATGGAGAGGACTCGACAAGCCAAGACGAAGCTGCACAGCGTAACACAGACGAAATAAGTCCTCCCTCCACACCTCCAAGCATAAAGAAAATGAGGCTGAGGAACATCTGTCCCAAACCAAGGAAAAAGAAGTGGGTGGAAAAAACAG AACGAAGACATGTGCTGAAATCACGCCGCCGCCTCTACAGCGAGCCAGCGCTTCGAGACAACTTTCCACGAGCAGAAAGCCAGCGCGAAGTTAAGCTGACGTGGCAAGGACCATCTCTGGATACTTCTTCCTCCAGCTCCTGTTCACAGGACAACACCGTCAGACCCCCAGGCCTTACCCTGTTCCTTACCTTGCTGGAGCTGGCAGAATCACGGGACCTTGCAGCATCCGCTCTCAGAAACACGG GGAACGAGACGAACAACGACCCAAAGGGCTCTTCCGAAAAGGATGAAAGAAAGTTCAGTTGCAGCTATGGGTCCAGCATGTACGACCCACCGGTCAACTCTCTGTGTCTGAG TATGAAGGATCAGAAGCTGGTTCACTACCTCTCATCTCATGACGAGGATGACGATATCGATCGGAGTCCCTGGCTTCCACAGGAGTCACCTCAAG CCTTGTTCGGTGCTGTGTGCCTTAGCCCAGAACTCCCAGCAACCAGACCCGGAGACTTGAAGCTGTCTAACCCAAGTCAAAACCAGCACTACCCCAACGGCTACCGGAATCTCACTTCAAAG GGCGATCCAGATCAAATTGTGCCAGCAACTCCACCGGTGACCTCCGACTCGTTCCAGTCCACCTTCATTTTTGACCACTGCTACCTCCCATGCAGTGAGACAAGTAGGACAGACTCCAGTCAAGCCGACAGTACATCTTCAGGGGACAATTCCTGCCAGATTTGCCCAAGCTTAGAGAAGTGGGACAGACATCTTCTGCAGGAG GACAGTGATGAAAGCGAACGCTGGCTGTCCTCCAGCGACGACATGGAAGACAGTGATATCACCTGGACTCCGTACTGCCGGGGGAAATTTTTCCAGCAAACCATTTTGAATAATCAAAAGCGCACCAAGATTattagcccagccaaccacaGCAAGATACGCAGGAAGAGGTGCTGCGCACTGCAACTCAAGAAAAAATGTGTCAACGGCTTCATCATGTTCTGTCGCATTAACAGGAGGCTGTACATCAG CGACCATCCCGGAACTGCTTCTACAGTGGCGACCAAAGCTTTGGCTCACGTGTGGCGTACCATGTCGAAAAACGAACGGCGGCCTTACTG CATCAAGGCCCGTGAGTTCAGCAAGAAAAACAACCGCATTGTGAGGCTGGACAGCTCATCAagtgaggagagggaggaggtagagATGCCCGAGCCCCTCCATC
- the LOC119957808 gene encoding meiosis initiator protein-like isoform X3 — MASVIEVKHEVEDWDFEENIEIPTSRDGLALNYRDLLTPDSQKVKLSPLQHRRKQREQYRSNVNSLRELAAILPVPLQKREKRLTKKEILNQVLRYIAFLNRHICNAKSLLKNHYVAVDESEYYLNGEDSTSQDEAAQRNTDEISPPSTPPSIKKMRLRNICPKPRKKKWVEKTERRHVLKSRRRLYSEPALRDNFPRAESQREVKLTWQGPSLDTSSSSSCSQDNTVRPPGLTLFLTLLELAESRDLAASALRNTGNETNNDPKGSSEKDERKFSCSYGSSMYDPPVNSLCLSMKDQKLVHYLSSHDEDDDIDRSPWLPQESPQGRHVQLLQDKKENLAQALFGAVCLSPELPATRPGDLKLSNPSQNQHYPNGYRNLTSKGDPDQIVPATPPVTSDSFQSTFIFDHCYLPCSETSRTDSSQADSTSSGDNSCQICPSLEKWDRHLLQEDSDESERWLSSSDDMEDSDITWTPYCRGKFFQQTILNNQKRTKIISPANHSKIRRKRCCALQLKKKCVNGFIMFCRINRRLYISDHPGTASTVATKALAHVWRTMSKNERRPYCIKAREFSKKNNRIVRLDSSSSEEREEVEMPEPLHLL, encoded by the exons GATTGGGACTTTGAGGAAAACATCGAGATTCCGACAAGTAGAGACGGCCTGGCTCTGAATTACAGAGACCTGCTGACCCCAGACAGCCAGAAAGTTAAACTCTCGCCTCTGCAACATCGCCGGAAGCAAAG GGAGCAGTATCGCAGCAACGTGAACTCACTACGGGAGCTGGCGGCCATTCTGCCAGTGCCTCTGCAGAAACGGGAGAAAAGGCTGACAAAG AAGGAGATTCTGAACCAGGTTTTGCGATACATTGCCTTTCTTAACAGGCACATCTGCAACGCTAAATCCCTGTTGAAGAATCATTATGTGGCAGTAGATGAAAGTG AATACTACTTAAATGGAGAGGACTCGACAAGCCAAGACGAAGCTGCACAGCGTAACACAGACGAAATAAGTCCTCCCTCCACACCTCCAAGCATAAAGAAAATGAGGCTGAGGAACATCTGTCCCAAACCAAGGAAAAAGAAGTGGGTGGAAAAAACAG AACGAAGACATGTGCTGAAATCACGCCGCCGCCTCTACAGCGAGCCAGCGCTTCGAGACAACTTTCCACGAGCAGAAAGCCAGCGCGAAGTTAAGCTGACGTGGCAAGGACCATCTCTGGATACTTCTTCCTCCAGCTCCTGTTCACAGGACAACACCGTCAGACCCCCAGGCCTTACCCTGTTCCTTACCTTGCTGGAGCTGGCAGAATCACGGGACCTTGCAGCATCCGCTCTCAGAAACACGG GGAACGAGACGAACAACGACCCAAAGGGCTCTTCCGAAAAGGATGAAAGAAAGTTCAGTTGCAGCTATGGGTCCAGCATGTACGACCCACCGGTCAACTCTCTGTGTCTGAG TATGAAGGATCAGAAGCTGGTTCACTACCTCTCATCTCATGACGAGGATGACGATATCGATCGGAGTCCCTGGCTTCCACAGGAGTCACCTCAAG GGCGCCACGTTCAACTTCTGCAAGACAAGAAGGAAAACCTAGCTCAAG CCTTGTTCGGTGCTGTGTGCCTTAGCCCAGAACTCCCAGCAACCAGACCCGGAGACTTGAAGCTGTCTAACCCAAGTCAAAACCAGCACTACCCCAACGGCTACCGGAATCTCACTTCAAAG GGCGATCCAGATCAAATTGTGCCAGCAACTCCACCGGTGACCTCCGACTCGTTCCAGTCCACCTTCATTTTTGACCACTGCTACCTCCCATGCAGTGAGACAAGTAGGACAGACTCCAGTCAAGCCGACAGTACATCTTCAGGGGACAATTCCTGCCAGATTTGCCCAAGCTTAGAGAAGTGGGACAGACATCTTCTGCAGGAG GACAGTGATGAAAGCGAACGCTGGCTGTCCTCCAGCGACGACATGGAAGACAGTGATATCACCTGGACTCCGTACTGCCGGGGGAAATTTTTCCAGCAAACCATTTTGAATAATCAAAAGCGCACCAAGATTattagcccagccaaccacaGCAAGATACGCAGGAAGAGGTGCTGCGCACTGCAACTCAAGAAAAAATGTGTCAACGGCTTCATCATGTTCTGTCGCATTAACAGGAGGCTGTACATCAG CGACCATCCCGGAACTGCTTCTACAGTGGCGACCAAAGCTTTGGCTCACGTGTGGCGTACCATGTCGAAAAACGAACGGCGGCCTTACTG CATCAAGGCCCGTGAGTTCAGCAAGAAAAACAACCGCATTGTGAGGCTGGACAGCTCATCAagtgaggagagggaggaggtagagATGCCCGAGCCCCTCCATC
- the LOC119957808 gene encoding meiosis initiator protein-like isoform X5 translates to MASVIEVKHEVEDWDFEENIEIPTSRDGLALNYRDLLTPDSQKVKLSPLQHRRKQREQYRSNVNSLRELAAILPVPLQKREKRLTKKEILNQVLRYIAFLNRHICNAKSLLKNHYVAVDESEYYLNGEDSTSQDEAAQRNTDEISPPSTPPSIKKMRLRNICPKPRKKKWVEKTERRHVLKSRRRLYSEPALRDNFPRAESQREVKLTWQGPSLDTSSSSSCSQDNTVRPPGLTLFLTLLELAESRDLAASALRNTGNETNNDPKGSSEKDERKFSCSYGSSMYDPPVNSLCLSMKDQKLVHYLSSHDEDDDIDRSPWLPQESPQGGAEIHSPISGSLATSGLQATLGLSPSLFSSPGRHVQLLQDKKENLAQALFGAVCLSPELPATRPGDLKLSNPSQNQHYPNGYRNLTSKDSDESERWLSSSDDMEDSDITWTPYCRGKFFQQTILNNQKRTKIISPANHSKIRRKRCCALQLKKKCVNGFIMFCRINRRLYISDHPGTASTVATKALAHVWRTMSKNERRPYCIKAREFSKKNNRIVRLDSSSSEEREEVEMPEPLHLL, encoded by the exons GATTGGGACTTTGAGGAAAACATCGAGATTCCGACAAGTAGAGACGGCCTGGCTCTGAATTACAGAGACCTGCTGACCCCAGACAGCCAGAAAGTTAAACTCTCGCCTCTGCAACATCGCCGGAAGCAAAG GGAGCAGTATCGCAGCAACGTGAACTCACTACGGGAGCTGGCGGCCATTCTGCCAGTGCCTCTGCAGAAACGGGAGAAAAGGCTGACAAAG AAGGAGATTCTGAACCAGGTTTTGCGATACATTGCCTTTCTTAACAGGCACATCTGCAACGCTAAATCCCTGTTGAAGAATCATTATGTGGCAGTAGATGAAAGTG AATACTACTTAAATGGAGAGGACTCGACAAGCCAAGACGAAGCTGCACAGCGTAACACAGACGAAATAAGTCCTCCCTCCACACCTCCAAGCATAAAGAAAATGAGGCTGAGGAACATCTGTCCCAAACCAAGGAAAAAGAAGTGGGTGGAAAAAACAG AACGAAGACATGTGCTGAAATCACGCCGCCGCCTCTACAGCGAGCCAGCGCTTCGAGACAACTTTCCACGAGCAGAAAGCCAGCGCGAAGTTAAGCTGACGTGGCAAGGACCATCTCTGGATACTTCTTCCTCCAGCTCCTGTTCACAGGACAACACCGTCAGACCCCCAGGCCTTACCCTGTTCCTTACCTTGCTGGAGCTGGCAGAATCACGGGACCTTGCAGCATCCGCTCTCAGAAACACGG GGAACGAGACGAACAACGACCCAAAGGGCTCTTCCGAAAAGGATGAAAGAAAGTTCAGTTGCAGCTATGGGTCCAGCATGTACGACCCACCGGTCAACTCTCTGTGTCTGAG TATGAAGGATCAGAAGCTGGTTCACTACCTCTCATCTCATGACGAGGATGACGATATCGATCGGAGTCCCTGGCTTCCACAGGAGTCACCTCAAG GAGGAGCAGAGATTCATTCTCCCATCAGTGGTTCTCTAGCTACATCGGGGCTACAGGCAACACTGGGTTTGAGTCCTTCTCTCTTCTCATCTCCAGGGCGCCACGTTCAACTTCTGCAAGACAAGAAGGAAAACCTAGCTCAAG CCTTGTTCGGTGCTGTGTGCCTTAGCCCAGAACTCCCAGCAACCAGACCCGGAGACTTGAAGCTGTCTAACCCAAGTCAAAACCAGCACTACCCCAACGGCTACCGGAATCTCACTTCAAAG GACAGTGATGAAAGCGAACGCTGGCTGTCCTCCAGCGACGACATGGAAGACAGTGATATCACCTGGACTCCGTACTGCCGGGGGAAATTTTTCCAGCAAACCATTTTGAATAATCAAAAGCGCACCAAGATTattagcccagccaaccacaGCAAGATACGCAGGAAGAGGTGCTGCGCACTGCAACTCAAGAAAAAATGTGTCAACGGCTTCATCATGTTCTGTCGCATTAACAGGAGGCTGTACATCAG CGACCATCCCGGAACTGCTTCTACAGTGGCGACCAAAGCTTTGGCTCACGTGTGGCGTACCATGTCGAAAAACGAACGGCGGCCTTACTG CATCAAGGCCCGTGAGTTCAGCAAGAAAAACAACCGCATTGTGAGGCTGGACAGCTCATCAagtgaggagagggaggaggtagagATGCCCGAGCCCCTCCATC
- the LOC119957808 gene encoding meiosis initiator protein-like isoform X2, whose amino-acid sequence MASVIEVKHEVEDWDFEENIEIPTSRDGLALNYRDLLTPDSQKVKLSPLQHRRKQREQYRSNVNSLRELAAILPVPLQKREKRLTKKEILNQVLRYIAFLNRHICNAKSLLKNHYVAVDESEYYLNGEDSTSQDEAAQRNTDEISPPSTPPSIKKMRLRNICPKPRKKKWVEKTERRHVLKSRRRLYSEPALRDNFPRAESQREVKLTWQGPSLDTSSSSSCSQDNTVRPPGLTLFLTLLELAESRDLAASALRNTGNETNNDPKGSSEKDERKFSCSYGSSMYDPPVNSLCLSMKDQKLVHYLSSHDEDDDIDRSPWLPQESPQGGAEIHSPISGSLATSGLQATLGLSPSLFSSPGRHVQLLQDKKENLAQALFGAVCLSPELPATRPGDLKLSNPSQNQHYPNGYRNLTSKGDPDQIVPATPPVTSDSFQSTFIFDHCYLPCSETSRTDSSQADSTSSGDNSCQICPSLEKWDRHLLQEDSDESERWLSSSDDMEDSDITWTPYCRGKFFQQTILNNQKRTKIISPANHSKIRRKRCCALQLKKKCVNGFIMFCRINRRLYISIKAREFSKKNNRIVRLDSSSSEEREEVEMPEPLHLL is encoded by the exons GATTGGGACTTTGAGGAAAACATCGAGATTCCGACAAGTAGAGACGGCCTGGCTCTGAATTACAGAGACCTGCTGACCCCAGACAGCCAGAAAGTTAAACTCTCGCCTCTGCAACATCGCCGGAAGCAAAG GGAGCAGTATCGCAGCAACGTGAACTCACTACGGGAGCTGGCGGCCATTCTGCCAGTGCCTCTGCAGAAACGGGAGAAAAGGCTGACAAAG AAGGAGATTCTGAACCAGGTTTTGCGATACATTGCCTTTCTTAACAGGCACATCTGCAACGCTAAATCCCTGTTGAAGAATCATTATGTGGCAGTAGATGAAAGTG AATACTACTTAAATGGAGAGGACTCGACAAGCCAAGACGAAGCTGCACAGCGTAACACAGACGAAATAAGTCCTCCCTCCACACCTCCAAGCATAAAGAAAATGAGGCTGAGGAACATCTGTCCCAAACCAAGGAAAAAGAAGTGGGTGGAAAAAACAG AACGAAGACATGTGCTGAAATCACGCCGCCGCCTCTACAGCGAGCCAGCGCTTCGAGACAACTTTCCACGAGCAGAAAGCCAGCGCGAAGTTAAGCTGACGTGGCAAGGACCATCTCTGGATACTTCTTCCTCCAGCTCCTGTTCACAGGACAACACCGTCAGACCCCCAGGCCTTACCCTGTTCCTTACCTTGCTGGAGCTGGCAGAATCACGGGACCTTGCAGCATCCGCTCTCAGAAACACGG GGAACGAGACGAACAACGACCCAAAGGGCTCTTCCGAAAAGGATGAAAGAAAGTTCAGTTGCAGCTATGGGTCCAGCATGTACGACCCACCGGTCAACTCTCTGTGTCTGAG TATGAAGGATCAGAAGCTGGTTCACTACCTCTCATCTCATGACGAGGATGACGATATCGATCGGAGTCCCTGGCTTCCACAGGAGTCACCTCAAG GAGGAGCAGAGATTCATTCTCCCATCAGTGGTTCTCTAGCTACATCGGGGCTACAGGCAACACTGGGTTTGAGTCCTTCTCTCTTCTCATCTCCAGGGCGCCACGTTCAACTTCTGCAAGACAAGAAGGAAAACCTAGCTCAAG CCTTGTTCGGTGCTGTGTGCCTTAGCCCAGAACTCCCAGCAACCAGACCCGGAGACTTGAAGCTGTCTAACCCAAGTCAAAACCAGCACTACCCCAACGGCTACCGGAATCTCACTTCAAAG GGCGATCCAGATCAAATTGTGCCAGCAACTCCACCGGTGACCTCCGACTCGTTCCAGTCCACCTTCATTTTTGACCACTGCTACCTCCCATGCAGTGAGACAAGTAGGACAGACTCCAGTCAAGCCGACAGTACATCTTCAGGGGACAATTCCTGCCAGATTTGCCCAAGCTTAGAGAAGTGGGACAGACATCTTCTGCAGGAG GACAGTGATGAAAGCGAACGCTGGCTGTCCTCCAGCGACGACATGGAAGACAGTGATATCACCTGGACTCCGTACTGCCGGGGGAAATTTTTCCAGCAAACCATTTTGAATAATCAAAAGCGCACCAAGATTattagcccagccaaccacaGCAAGATACGCAGGAAGAGGTGCTGCGCACTGCAACTCAAGAAAAAATGTGTCAACGGCTTCATCATGTTCTGTCGCATTAACAGGAGGCTGTACATCAG CATCAAGGCCCGTGAGTTCAGCAAGAAAAACAACCGCATTGTGAGGCTGGACAGCTCATCAagtgaggagagggaggaggtagagATGCCCGAGCCCCTCCATC